A part of Pectinatus sottacetonis genomic DNA contains:
- a CDS encoding PAS domain-containing protein, which translates to MDANELIEYVRTILIGYFQNHDWYTGFCAFHPEHFSFISVGVAKPINSHHSLKKELQRFTDKYKNTYINDLKVELVTNCKAYVVITARFNMHIDDSMWGKYYESARCVSMTFIPYKNTYKIINYHIAKPSNDFKKNEYIPQEISSDNYLNLERKLTEKKEQIEMILRTTAGGMKGSFDDDDYTFFYVNDELCRMLGYSHKEFVKMSRGSVAGMIYPPDAGRALTDIKKALSKNETYTT; encoded by the coding sequence GTGGATGCAAATGAGCTTATTGAATATGTGAGAACAATATTAATAGGATATTTTCAAAATCATGATTGGTATACAGGATTTTGCGCATTTCATCCAGAACATTTTTCTTTTATTTCTGTGGGAGTAGCAAAACCTATTAATTCCCATCACAGCTTGAAAAAGGAATTGCAACGGTTTACAGATAAATATAAGAATACATATATAAATGACCTAAAAGTAGAATTGGTAACAAATTGCAAGGCCTACGTTGTTATAACAGCTCGATTTAATATGCATATTGATGATTCTATGTGGGGAAAATATTATGAAAGTGCACGCTGCGTGAGCATGACTTTTATTCCATATAAAAATACATACAAGATAATAAATTATCATATTGCAAAGCCGAGCAATGATTTTAAGAAAAATGAATATATACCCCAGGAAATAAGTTCTGATAACTACCTGAATTTGGAACGTAAGTTGACTGAGAAAAAAGAACAGATTGAAATGATTCTAAGAACCACTGCCGGAGGGATGAAAGGCAGTTTTGACGATGATGATTATACTTTTTTTTATGTTAATGATGAATTATGCAGGATGTTGGGGTATTCCCATAAAGAATTTGTCAAAATGAGCCGAGGCAGTGTTGCTGGAATGATATACCCACCGGATGCCGGACGAGCGCTTACTGATATAAAAAAAGCATTGTCTAAAAATGAAACTTATACTACCTAA
- a CDS encoding tRNA1(Val) (adenine(37)-N6)-methyltransferase, with protein MIYELNPFERIDDLLTDGLKIIQNKKEFCFSLDAVLLAHFVNVKKKYCGVDLGTGTGVIPLLLSKKVEKIYAVELNPVMIDLAQRNVILNNLADKISVKSGDYRKIREFYPPQFADFVVVNPPYRPVRHGNINVTAGIASARHEITATLADVVKAAAYVLRFRGKFAMVHLPERLAEIIVEMNKNNIVPKRLCFVQPKKDKPPNMVLIEGVSGGAQGGLKVDTPLIVHNEDGSYTKNLLEYYYPDEFVNKNI; from the coding sequence ATGATATATGAACTTAATCCTTTTGAACGCATTGATGATTTATTGACAGATGGGCTTAAGATAATCCAAAATAAAAAAGAATTTTGTTTTTCCCTGGATGCTGTATTGCTGGCTCATTTTGTTAATGTAAAAAAGAAATACTGTGGAGTTGATTTAGGCACAGGAACAGGAGTTATTCCGTTGCTTTTATCTAAAAAAGTAGAAAAGATATATGCAGTGGAATTAAATCCCGTGATGATAGATTTAGCGCAGAGAAATGTAATCTTGAATAATTTAGCGGATAAAATAAGTGTCAAATCAGGCGATTACCGAAAAATAAGGGAATTTTATCCGCCGCAATTTGCTGATTTTGTAGTAGTAAATCCACCATATAGGCCAGTCCGGCATGGCAATATAAATGTTACTGCCGGTATAGCCAGTGCCAGGCATGAAATAACGGCTACACTGGCTGATGTAGTGAAAGCAGCTGCATATGTCTTGCGTTTTCGCGGTAAATTTGCAATGGTGCATTTGCCGGAGCGACTAGCAGAAATAATAGTTGAAATGAATAAAAATAATATTGTACCTAAACGTTTGTGTTTTGTCCAGCCGAAGAAGGATAAACCACCTAATATGGTACTTATAGAAGGAGTTTCAGGTGGAGCACAGGGAGGGCTTAAAGTGGATACACCGCTTATAGTCCACAATGAAGATGGTAGCTACACTAAAAATTTATTGGAGTATTATTATCCAGATGAGTTTGTTAATAAAAATATTTAG
- a CDS encoding PSP1 domain-containing protein — MQIVVGIRFRKAGKIYYFAPGKTKLANNDGVIVETARGVEYGTVVIEERSVPDSEIVQPLKTVLRRATEEDCKKVTENREKEKEAFKICEKKIAIHNLPMKLIGVEYTFDINKIIFYFTADGRVDFRELVKDLAAVFHTRIELRQIGVRDEAKIMGGIGYCGRALCCATFLGEFEPVSIRMAKDQNLSLNPTKISGICGRLMCCLKYENDMYCNSKCCRNTIIAPPKRGSRVVSVDGEGKVISINEQKRTATILLDDKHTIVASWDDVIEKDEDDI, encoded by the coding sequence GTGCAAATAGTAGTAGGGATTCGTTTTAGAAAAGCGGGGAAAATATATTATTTTGCTCCCGGGAAAACTAAATTAGCAAACAACGATGGTGTTATTGTAGAAACAGCCCGTGGTGTTGAGTATGGCACAGTAGTCATAGAGGAACGCAGCGTTCCAGATAGTGAGATAGTCCAGCCTTTAAAAACTGTTTTAAGAAGGGCCACAGAAGAAGACTGCAAGAAAGTTACTGAAAATAGAGAAAAAGAAAAAGAAGCTTTTAAAATATGTGAAAAGAAGATAGCTATACATAATCTGCCAATGAAACTTATTGGGGTAGAATATACCTTTGATATAAATAAAATAATTTTTTATTTTACGGCAGATGGACGGGTTGATTTCCGTGAATTGGTAAAAGATCTAGCTGCTGTGTTCCATACACGCATAGAACTGCGACAAATAGGGGTAAGAGATGAAGCTAAAATTATGGGTGGAATAGGTTATTGCGGTAGAGCACTATGCTGTGCTACTTTTTTAGGTGAGTTTGAGCCTGTTTCTATACGTATGGCTAAAGATCAGAATTTATCGCTTAATCCTACAAAAATATCAGGTATATGCGGCAGACTTATGTGCTGTCTAAAATATGAAAATGATATGTATTGTAACTCCAAATGCTGCCGTAATACAATAATAGCACCGCCAAAACGTGGCAGCCGAGTAGTTTCGGTTGATGGCGAGGGAAAAGTCATATCTATTAATGAACAGAAACGTACGGCTACGATATTGCTGGATGACAAACATACTATAGTTGCTTCATGGGATGATGTTATTGAAAAAGACGAAGATGATATATGA